A single Triticum dicoccoides isolate Atlit2015 ecotype Zavitan chromosome 2A, WEW_v2.0, whole genome shotgun sequence DNA region contains:
- the LOC119358668 gene encoding uncharacterized protein LOC119358668, which translates to MTMARTAKEKQAGGAETMEVLLGRSAEIPSKMVNDWERIVLDFPSSDESTIHPGNDLLVQALQHYFGNTYLMQPVHDMVGFWGSKMEQAAELIHEGEKGRKYIFLLNNTCVVRQMVRRPGASFPDVEPLLTSMIKRYRKCYLDECWAPLKCLSSEEFTAEFLATCNRQMKWKVRAELKYKLRQEIAELIVPPCDGSRVIEGLFEG; encoded by the exons atgacGATGGCGAGGACGGCGAAGGAGAAGCAAGCCGGCGGAGCTGAAACAATGGAAGTGCTCCTCGGCAG GTCAGCTGAGATTCCGAGTAAGATGGTAAATGACTGGGAACGAATAGTCCTGGACTTCCCCAGCAGCGACGAATCAACCATTCATCCAGGAAATGACCTCCTCGTACAAGCCCTGCAGCATTATTTCGGTAACACATATTTGATGCAGCCAGTACATGACATGGTTGGTTTCTGGGGATCCAAGATGGAGCAAGCTGCAGAATTGATACACGAAGGTGAAAAGGGTCGAAAATACATATTTCTCCTGAATAACACCTGTGTTGTTCGTCAAATGGTGCGGCGTCCAGGAGCATCCTTCCCCGATGTAGAACCGCTGCTCACTTCAATGATCAAGCGGTACAGGAAGTGCTACCTGGACGAGTGTTGGGCTCCGCTCAAGTGTTTAAGCTCGGAGGAGTTTACCGCCGAATTTCTTGCCACCTGTAATCGCCAGATGAAGTGGAAGGTTAGAGCCGAGCTCAAGTACAAACTGCGGCAGGAGATTGCGGAATTGATCGTTCCACCGTGCGACGGAAGCCGTGTGATAGAAGGATTGTTTGAAGGATGA